Proteins encoded in a region of the Fibrobacter sp. genome:
- a CDS encoding citrate synthase, whose protein sequence is MSEKATLNYNGKSFELPVVEGTENEHGLDISSLRKESGLVTLDYGYLNTGSTKSAITYVNGEKGILRYRGYSIEDLAEKATFPETAWLLIYGELPTPEQLGHFRTLLTENALLHENLLHFFREMPPSAHPMGILSSIVNAVGLFTPRFYDDENIASAFELTTAGLISKIRTIAAFAYKASIGEPFVYPEAERSYCSNFLNMMFSSKARPYHPDPIMEKALNTLLIVHADHEQNCSTSTVRMVGSSQANLYASICAGICALWGPLHGGANQAVLETLLRIQQSGMTIEQVMDKAKDKNDPFRLSGFGHRVYKSYDPRAKVLKKLMYQVFEREHVHDPLLDIALKLEEAALKDDYFIARKLYPNVDFYSGILYRAMGIPTNMLTVMFAIGRLPGWIAHWKEMHDDPQSKINRPRQIYTGETERPWIDRDKR, encoded by the coding sequence ATCGGGACTGGTCACGCTGGATTACGGCTACCTGAACACGGGCAGCACCAAGAGCGCCATCACCTACGTGAATGGCGAAAAGGGCATTCTCCGTTACCGAGGCTACTCCATCGAAGATCTCGCCGAAAAGGCGACGTTCCCCGAAACGGCGTGGCTCCTGATTTACGGTGAGCTCCCGACTCCGGAACAGCTCGGACATTTCCGCACGCTTCTCACCGAAAACGCGCTTTTGCACGAGAACCTGCTGCATTTCTTCCGTGAAATGCCGCCGAGCGCGCACCCGATGGGCATCCTCAGTTCCATCGTGAACGCCGTGGGTCTCTTCACTCCGCGTTTTTACGACGACGAAAACATCGCGAGCGCCTTCGAACTCACGACCGCGGGCCTTATTTCCAAGATCCGCACCATCGCCGCTTTTGCCTACAAGGCGAGCATCGGCGAACCGTTCGTGTACCCGGAAGCGGAACGCAGCTACTGCAGCAACTTCCTGAACATGATGTTCAGCAGTAAGGCTCGTCCGTACCACCCGGATCCGATCATGGAAAAGGCGCTCAACACGCTCCTCATTGTGCATGCCGACCACGAGCAGAACTGCTCCACGTCGACGGTGCGTATGGTGGGCAGCTCGCAGGCAAACCTTTACGCGAGTATCTGCGCCGGCATCTGCGCCCTTTGGGGCCCGCTCCATGGCGGTGCTAACCAGGCCGTGCTCGAAACGCTCCTGCGCATCCAGCAGAGCGGCATGACCATCGAGCAGGTGATGGACAAGGCGAAGGACAAGAACGACCCGTTCAGGCTCTCCGGCTTTGGCCACCGCGTGTACAAGAGCTACGACCCGCGCGCCAAGGTATTGAAAAAGCTCATGTACCAGGTGTTCGAACGCGAACACGTGCACGACCCGCTGTTGGATATCGCGCTCAAGCTCGAAGAAGCCGCCCTCAAGGACGACTACTTCATCGCGCGCAAGCTCTACCCGAACGTGGACTTCTACTCGGGCATCCTCTACCGCGCCATGGGCATCCCGACGAACATGCTTACCGTGATGTTCGCCATCGGCCGTTTGCCCGGCTGGATTGCCCACTGGAAGGAAATGCACGACGACCCGCAGAGCAAAATCAACCGTCCGCGCCAGATTTACACCGGCGAGACGGAACGCCCCTGGATCGACCGCGATAAGCGATAA